A portion of the Perognathus longimembris pacificus isolate PPM17 chromosome 20, ASM2315922v1, whole genome shotgun sequence genome contains these proteins:
- the Pnma8c gene encoding paraneoplastic antigen-like protein 8C gives MLFGVQDIALLEHGCKALEVDSYKSLMILGIPEDCNHEEFEEIIRTPLKPLGKFEVAGKAFLEEQRTKAAIITLEEELDHDLVPREIKGKGGVWKVVFMPPRQDIEFLTKLNLFLQSEGRTVEDVARVLRQELCPTVTDLREPPARQCCPPPPPRASLEAGASATVDDGEKDSKAGDSRRSKKKPKKNRRRHQAADKKQ, from the coding sequence ATGCTATTTGGTGTCCAGGACATTGCACTGTTGGAACATGGGTGTAAGGCCTTGGAGGTGGATAGTTACAAGTCCCTGATGATTCTGGGAATCCCGGAAGATTGCAACCATGAGGAATTTGAAGAGATCATCCGGACACCCCTCAAACCTCTGGGCAAGTTCGAAGTGGCTGGGAAAGCTTTTCTGGAGGAACAGAGAACCAAGGCAGCCATCATCACACTGGAAGAGGAACTGGATCATGACCTGGTCCCCAGGGAGATCAAAGGCAAAGGTGGGGTGTGGAAAGTGGTCTTCATGCCCCCCAGGCAGGATATTGAATTCCTGACCAAGCTCAACCTGTTCCTGCAGAGTGAGGGCAGGACAGTGGAAGACGTGGCCAGGGTCCTGAGGCAGGAGCTGTGCCCCACAGTGACAGATCTGAGAGAGCCGCCTGCCAGGCAGTGCTGCCCACCACCTCCGCCTCGGGCCAGCCTGGAGGCGGGGGCCAGTGCCACGGTGGATGATGGGGAGAAGGACAGCAAGGCTGGCGACAGCAGGAGGAGCAAGAAGAAACCCAAGAAGAACCGCCGTCGGCACCAGGCCGCTGACAAGAAGCAGTGA
- the Ppp5c gene encoding serine/threonine-protein phosphatase 5 has product MAMAEGERTECAEPPRDEPPAEGTLKRAEELKTQANDYFKAKDYENAIKFYSQAIELNPSNAIYYGNRSLAYLRTECYGYALGDATRAVEIDKKYIKGYYRRAASNMALGKFRAALRDYETVVKVKPHDKDAKMKYQECSKIVKQKAFERAIAGDEHRRSVVDSLDIESMTIEDEYSGPKLEDGKVTITFMKELMQWYKDQKKLHRKCAYQILVQVKEVLCKLSTLVETTLKETEKITVCGDTHGQFYDLLNIFELNGLPSETNPYIFNGDFVDRGSFSVEVILTLFGFKLLYPDHFHLLRGNHETDNMNQIYGFEGEVKAKYTAQMYELFSEVFEWLPLAQCINGKVLIMHGGLFSEDGVTLDDIRKIERNRQPPDSGPMCDLLWSDPQPQNGRSVSKRGVSCQFGPDVTKAFLEENQLDYIIRSHEVKAEGYEVAHGGRCVTVFSAPNYCDQMGNKASYIHLRGSDLRPQFHQFTAVPHPNVKPMAYANTLLQLGMM; this is encoded by the exons ATGGCGATGGCGGAGGGCGAACGGACTGAGTGTGCTGAGCCCCCCCGGGACGAACCCCCTGCCGAAGGCACCTTGAAGCGGGCCGAGGAGCTCAAGACCCAGGCCAACGACTACTTTAAAG CCAAGGACTACGAGAACGCCATCAAGTTCTACAGCCAGGCCATCGAGCTGAACCCTAGCAATGCCATCTACTATGGCAACCGCAGCCTGGCCTACCTGCGCACTGAGTGCTACGGCTATGCGCTGGGTGATGCCACACGGGCTGTGGAGATCGACAAGAAGTACATCAAAGGCTACTACCGCCGGGCCGCCAGCAACATGGCTCTGGGCAAGTTCCGGGCTGCCCTGCGTGACTACGAGACG gTGGTGAAGGTGAAGCCTCATGACAAAGATGCCAAGATGAAGTACCAGGAATGCAGCAAGATCGTGAAGCAGAAGGCCTTCGAGCGGGCTATCGCAGGGGATGAGCACAGGCGCTCTGTCGTGGACTCGCTGGACATCGAGAGCATGA CCATTGAGGACGAGTACAGTGGGCCAAAGCTTGAGGATGGCAAAGTGACAATCACCTTCATGAAGGAGCTCATGCAATGGTACAAGGACCAGAAGAAGCTGCACCGGAAGTGCGCCTACCAG ATTCTGGTGCAGGTGAAAGAGGTCCTGTGCAAGCTGAGCACGCTCGTGGAGACCACGCTGAAAGAG ACAGAGAAGATTACAGTGTGTGGGGACACCCATGGCCAGTTTTATGACCTCCTCAATATATTCGAGCTCAACGGTTTGCCCTCCGAGACCAACCCCTAT ATATTTAATGGCGACTTTGTGGATCGTGGCTCCTTCTCCGTGGAGGTGATCCTTACCCTTTTTGGCTTCAAGCTCCTGTACCCAGATCACTTTCACCTACTTCGAG GCAACCATGAGACAGACAACATGAACCAGATCTACGGTTTCGAGGGTGAGGTGAAGGCCAAGTACACCGCTCAGATGTACGAGCTCTTCAGCGAGGTGTTCGAGTGGCTCCCGCTGGCCCAGTGCATCAATGGCAAAGTGCTG ATCATGCACGGAGGTCTGTTCAGCGAGGACGGCGTCACCCTGGACGACATTAGGAAGATCGAGCGGAACCGGCAGCCTCCGGACTCGG GCCCCATGTGCGACCTGCTGTGGTCAGATCCCCAGCCACAG AATGGGCGCTCAGTGAGCAAGCGGGGTGTGAGCTGCCAGTTCGGGCCGGATGTCACAAAGGCCTTCCTGGAGGAGAACCAGCTGGACTACATCATCCGCAGCCACGAGGTCAAGGCCGAGGGCTACGAGGTGGCCCACGGCGGCCGCTGTGTCACCGTCTTCTCCGCCCCCAACTACTG CGACCAGATGGGGAACAAAGCCTCCTACATTCACCTCCGGGGTTCCGACCTGCGGCCCCAGTTCCACCAGTTCACAGCAGTG CCTCACCCCAACGTCAAGCCCATGGCCTACGCTAACACACTGCTGCAGCTGGGGATGATGTGA
- the Ccdc8 gene encoding coiled-coil domain-containing protein 8: protein MEILKTLEKSHVGGWFPWGFLPAPDSLILWRIPDACKDVDLDVLVDALKPVGPFKKIGKVFRREEDSTVGLLQIGDGVDPLLIPRQVRLAGGVWRVLSKPATREAAFRERLLQFLQEEGRTLDDLARVLDRSTPHPPQPPRRDARRPARRRVPQARPPPPRLVVGTYDSSERSDSDPSDLDAAAPAEARAGPGRRRARRAPVSYLGSKFLGSDVESEEDEELVQAFLRRGEKPPAAAPARRRPPHLPAVPMFDNLGPQVSKAERWRQYVSQVSWGKLRQRVKGWAPRSGVEEARPPQAFTPAASGRNGPSSSPGSSPGSGGQGGQAGNGGDRRREEASVTCWRPKIKWASFRLRRREAASRAPEVDSPARDQEQEADSQREEAINGQRVEAGNNQRAEAADHQRVEVVADQEEEISANQRAEAPADQRAEAGAQAIQEAEALVGSEALEIARSRTRKQAKTVRFQTPRRFSWFHKRRRAFWYTPRLPTLPKRVPRTGEARSLSVLRAEARAEAEQGEQEVQL, encoded by the coding sequence aTGGAGATCTTGAAGACGCTGGAGAAGAGCCACGTGGGGGGCTGGTTCCCCTGGGGCTTCCTGCCGGCCCCCGACAGCCTGATCCTGTGGCGCATCCCGGACGCGTGCAAGGACGTGGATCTGGACGTGCTGGTGGACGCCCTGAAGCCGGTGGGGCCCTTCAAGAAGATCGGCAAGGTGTTCCGCCGGGAGGAGGACTCGACGGTGGGCCTGCTGCAGATCGGGGACGGCGTGGACCCGCTGCTCATCCCGCGCCAGGTGCGCCTGGCGGGCGGCGTGTGGCGCGTGCTCTCCAAGCCGGCCACGCGCGAGGCGGCCTTCCGCGAGCGCCTGCTGCAGTTCCTGCAGGAGGAGGGCCGCACCCTGGACGACCTGGCCCGCGTGCTCGACCGGAGCACGCCGCACCCGCCCCAGCCGCCCCGGAGGGACGCGCGGCGCCCGGCCCGCCGCAGGGTCCCGCAGGCGCGGCCCCCGCCGCCGCGGCTGGTGGTGGGCACGTACGACAGCAGCGAGCGCAGCGACAGCGACCCGAGCGACCTGGACGCGGCCGCCCCGGCCGAGGCGCGCGCGGGCCCCGGGCGCAGGCGCGCGCGCAGGGCGCCCGTCAGCTACCTGGGCAGCAAGTTCCTGGGCAGCGACGTGGAGAGCGAGGAGGACGAGGAGCTGGTCCAGGCCTTCCTCCGGCGCGGGGAGaagccgcccgccgccgcccccgcccgccgccgccccccacaCCTGCCCGCCGTGCCCATGTTCGACAACCTGGGGCCCCAGGTGTCCAAGGCCGAGCGCTGGCGCCAATATGTCAGCCAGGTGtcctgggggaaactgaggcagagggtGAAGGGCTGGGCCCCGAGATCAGGGGTGGAGGAGGCCCGGCCCCCCCAGGCCTTCACCCCAGCAGCTTCAGGGAGAAATGGGCCCTCATCTTCCCCGGGCAGCAGCCCCGgttctggggggcaggggggacagGCAGGAAATGGGGGTgacaggagaagggaggaagcctCCGTCACATGTTGGAGGCCCAAGATCAAGTGGGCCTCATTCCGGCTTCGCAGGAGGGAGGCAGCGTCCAGGGCTCCAGAGGTGGACAGCCCAGCCCGAGACCAGGAGCAGGAGGCAGATAGTCAGAGGGAAGAAGCCATCAATGGTCAGAGGGTGGAGGCTGGCAATAATCAGAGGGCAGAGGCTGCAGATCATCAGAGGGTAGAGGTTGTAGCTGACCAGGAGGAAGAAATATCAGCTAATCAGAGGGCAGAGGCCCCAGCTGACCAGAGGGCTGAGGCTGGGGCCCAGGCTATCCAAGAAGCTGAAGCCTTGGTTGGCTCCGAAGCTCTGGAGATAGCCAGATCTCGAACCCGGAAACAGGCCAAGACAGTGAGGTTCCAGACCCCCAGACGCTTCTCATGGTTTCACAAGCGTCGAAGAGCCTTCTGGTACACTCCCCGCCTGCCAACCCTGCCCAAGCGAGTCCCCAGGACGGGCGAGGCCAGGAGCCTTAGCGTGCTGAGGGCTGAGGCGAGGGCTGAGGCAGAGCAGGGAGAGCAAGAGGTGCAGCTGTga